Proteins found in one Miscanthus floridulus cultivar M001 chromosome 4, ASM1932011v1, whole genome shotgun sequence genomic segment:
- the LOC136549409 gene encoding valine--tRNA ligase, chloroplastic/mitochondrial 2-like isoform X1: MALARPSSALLSCSSSACLRRLNPLLLSAAAAAACRRPSWAPRRAARRFCAAIASETDVFTSPEVAKSFDFANEERIYKWWESQGFFKPNFDRGGDPFVIPMPPPNVTGSLHMGHAMFVTLEDIMVRYFRMKGRPALWIPGTDHAGIATHQLVVEKMLAAEGVKRTDMTREEFTKKVWEWKEKYGGTITNQIRRLGASCDWSRERFTLDEQLSRAVVEAFVRLHDKGLIYQGSYLVNWSPNLQTAVSDLEVEYSEEPGNLYFIKYRVAGGTRDDFMTIATTRPETLFGDVAIAVNPEDKRYAQYVGKLAIVPLTCGRHVPIIADRYVDPEFGTGVLKISPGHDHNDYHIARKLGLPILNVMNKDGTLNDVAGIYSGMDRFEAREKLWSDLVETNLAVKKEPYTLRVPRSQRGGEVIEPLISKQWFVTMEPLAEKALHAVENGQLTILPERFEKIYNHWLTNIKDWCISRQLWWGHRIPVWYMVGKKCEEDYIVARTEEEALAKAQEKYGKSVEIYQDPDVLDTWFSSALWPFSTLGWPDLSKEDYKHFYPSTVLETGHDILFFWVARMVMMGIEFTGSVPFSYVYLHGLIRDAEGRKMSKTLGNVIDPLDTIKDYGTDALRFTLSLGTAGQDLNLSTERLTSNKAFTNKLWNAGKFLLQNLPDKSDVSAWDVLLTNKFDSEASLQKLPLPECWVVTGLHELIDKVSRSYDKFFFGDAAREIYDFFWGDFADWYIEASKTRLYHSSDKFAAATAQGVLVYVFENILKLLHPFMPFVTEELWQAFPYRKQALMVTPWPTTGLPKDLRSIKRFQNLQSLIRGIRNVRAEYSVEPAKRISASVVATADVLEYVSKEKQVLALLSKLDVQNVNFTESAPGDANQSVHIVADEGLEAYLPLADMVDVSEEVKRLSKRLSKMQLEYDALVARLNSPSFVEKAPEDIVRGVREKASEADEKISLTKNRLAFLQSTIST; the protein is encoded by the exons ATGGCGCTCGCGCGCCCGTCCTCCGCGCTcctctcctgctcctcctccgcctgcctcCGCCGCCTCAACCCGCTCctcctctccgccgccgccgccgccgcctgccgccGCCCGTCGTgggccccgcgccgcgccgctcgCAGGTTCTGCGCAG CGATTGCCTCAGAGACGGATGTGTTCACCTCCCCGGAGGTCGCAAAGTCGTTCGACTTCGCCAACGAGGAGCGGATTTACAAGTG GTGGGAATCTCAAGGATTCTTTAAGCCTAACTTTGACCGTGGAGGAGATCCATTTGTCATCCCGATGCCACCACCAAATGTTACCGGATCACTACATATGGGCCATGCTATGTTTGTCACCCTTGAG GATATAATGGTTAGATATTTCCGAATGAAAGGAAGACCTGCACTCTGGATACCTGGCACTGATCATGCTGGGATTGCGACTCA TCAGTTGGTTGTGGAAAAGATGCTGGCCGCTGAAGGTGTCAAGAGGACAGATATGACACGAGAGGAGTTCACCAAAAAAGTTTGGGAGTGGAAAGAGAA ATATGGGGGCACTATCACTAATCAGATTAGGCGACTGGGTGCATCTTGTGATTGGAGTCGTGAACGTTTCACTCTTGATGAACAATTGAGCC GTGCAGTTGTTGAAGCATTCGTTAGACTCCATGATAAAGGGCTTATATATCAAG GATCTTATTTGGTCAACTGGTCTCCTAACCTGCAAACTGCAGTATCTGATTTA GAAGTAGAATACTCTGAAGAACCTGGAAATTTGTACTTCATCAAGTACCGTGTTGCTGGTGGAACCAG GGATGATTTTATGACTATTGCGACCACAAGACCAGAAACTCTATTTGGTGATGTTGCAATTGCTGTTAACCCAGAG GATAAACGTTATGCCCAATATGTTGGCAAATTGGCTATTGTACCGTTGACATGTGGGAGACATGTCCCTATTATTGCTGACCGG TATGTTGATCCAGAATTTGGGACTGGGGTGCTGAAGATTAGCCCTGGACATGATCATAATGATTATCATATTGCTCGAAAGCTTGGGCTGCCAATTCTTAATGTTATGAACAAAGATGGTACGCTAAATGATGTTGCTGGAATATACAG TGGTATGGATCGATTTGAGGCCCGAGAAAAGTTGTGGTCTGACCTTGTTGAGACTAACTTGGCAGTAAAGAAAGAACCTTATACACTTCGAGTCCCTAGGTCTCAACGGGGTGGTGAA GTAATTGAGCCTTTGATTAGTAAGCAATGGTTTGTTACGATGGAGCCATTGGCTGAAAAGGCTCTCCATGCTGTTGAAAATGGGCAATTAACCATTCTTCCGGAGAGATTTGAGAAG ATATATAATCATTGGCTAACAAACATAAAGGATTGGTGTATAAGTAGACAATTGTGGTGGGGTCATCGTATACCAGTTTGGTATATGGTTGGAAAGAAATGTGAAGAAGACTATATTGTTGCTAGAACCGAAGAGGAGGCACTTGCAAAAGCTCAGGAAAAATATGGAAAATCAGTTGAAATATATCAAGACCCTGATGTTCTTGATACTTGGTTCTCAAG TGCTCTGTGGCCTTTCAGCACGCTTGGTTGGCCTGATCTTTCCAAGGAGGATTATAAGCATTTTTATCCTTCAACTGTTCTGGAGACAGG CCATGACATTTTGTTCTTCTGGGTTGCACGAATGGTCATGATGGGAATTGAGTTTACAGGATCAGTACCATTTTCTTATGTCTATCTTCATGGTCTTATCCGGGACGCTGAG GGTCGAAAAATGTCGAAGACATTGGGGAATGTCATTGATCCCCTAGATACCATCAAAGATTACGGGACAGATGCTTTGAGATTTACACTATCTTTGGGCACTGCAGGCCAG GACCTCAATCTCTCTACAGAAAGGTTGACATCAAATAAGGCTTTCACAAACAAGCTGTGGAACGCAGGCAAATTTTTGTTGCAGAATTTGCCTGATAAAAGTGATGTCTCCGCATGGGATGTCTTGTTAACAAATAAG TTCGACTCAGAAGCATCACTCCAGAAATTGCCATTGCCAGAATGCTGGGTG GTTACAGGACTACATGAACTCATTGATAAGGTCAGCAGAAGCTATGACAAGTTTTTCTTTGGAGATGCTGCTAGAGAAATATATGATTTCTTCTGGGGGGATTTTGCTGATTG GTATATTGAAGCTAGCAAAACACGGCTTTACCACTCAAGTGACAAGTTCGCTGCTGCTACAGCCCAGGGCGTTCTGGTGTATGTGTTTGAAAACATACTGAAGTTATTGCATCCCTTCATGCCATTCGTCACTGAAGAATTATGGCAG GCATTTCCATACAGAAAACAAGCACTTATGGTTACTCCCTGGCCTACCACTGGCCTTCCTAAGGATTTGAGGTCCATCAAAAGGTTCCAGAATTTGCAATCATTG ATAAGAGGAATCAGAAATGTTCGAGCAGAATATTCTGTTGAGCCAGCTAAACGGATATCAGCTTCTGTTGTTGCTACTGCAGATGTCCTGGAATATGTATCG AAGGAGAAGCAGGTCCTAGCTTTACTTTCAAAGCTTGACGTTCAGAATGTAAATTTTACTGAATCAGCACCAG GTGATGCAAACCAGTCGGTTCACATTGTTGCGGATGAGGGTTTGGAGGCCTATCTTCCTTTGGCTGATATGGTTGATGTGTCTGAAGAGGTTAAGCGGCTCTCCAAGCGCCTCTCTAAGATGCAATTGGAGTATGATGCTCTTGTAGCCCGCCTCAATTCCCCCAGT TTTGTAGAAAAGGCTCCTGAAGATATTGTTCGTGGTGTTCGTGAAAAAGCGTCCGAGGCAGACGAGAAGATCTCTCTAACTAAGAATCGTCTTGCTTTTCTGCAATCAACCATTTCCACTTAA
- the LOC136549409 gene encoding valine--tRNA ligase, chloroplastic/mitochondrial 2-like isoform X3, which produces MALARPSSALLSCSSSACLRRLNPLLLSAAAAAACRRPSWAPRRAARRFCAAIASETDVFTSPEVAKSFDFANEERIYKWWESQGFFKPNFDRGGDPFVIPMPPPNVTGSLHMGHAMFVTLEDIMVRYFRMKGRPALWIPGTDHAGIATHQLVVEKMLAAEGVKRTDMTREEFTKKVWEWKEKYGGTITNQIRRLGASCDWSRERFTLDEQLSRAVVEAFVRLHDKGLIYQGSYLVNWSPNLQTAVSDLEVEYSEEPGNLYFIKYRVAGGTRDDFMTIATTRPETLFGDVAIAVNPEDKRYAQYVGKLAIVPLTCGRHVPIIADRYVDPEFGTGVLKISPGHDHNDYHIARKLGLPILNVMNKDGTLNDVAGIYSGMDRFEAREKLWSDLVETNLAVKKEPYTLRVPRSQRGGEVIEPLISKQWFVTMEPLAEKALHAVENGQLTILPERFEKIYNHWLTNIKDWCISRQLWWGHRIPVWYMVGKKCEEDYIVARTEEEALAKAQEKYGKSVEIYQDPDVLDTWFSSALWPFSTLGWPDLSKEDYKHFYPSTVLETGHDILFFWVARMVMMGIEFTGSVPFSYVYLHGLIRDAEGRKMSKTLGNVIDPLDTIKDYGTDALRFTLSLGTAGQDLNLSTERLTSNKAFTNKLWNAGKFLLQNLPDKSDVSAWDVLLTNKFDSEASLQKLPLPECWVVTGLHELIDKVSRSYDKFFFGDAAREIYDFFWGDFADWYIEASKTRLYHSSDKFAAATAQGVLVYVFENILKLLHPFMPFVTEELWQKTSTYGYSLAYHWPS; this is translated from the exons ATGGCGCTCGCGCGCCCGTCCTCCGCGCTcctctcctgctcctcctccgcctgcctcCGCCGCCTCAACCCGCTCctcctctccgccgccgccgccgccgcctgccgccGCCCGTCGTgggccccgcgccgcgccgctcgCAGGTTCTGCGCAG CGATTGCCTCAGAGACGGATGTGTTCACCTCCCCGGAGGTCGCAAAGTCGTTCGACTTCGCCAACGAGGAGCGGATTTACAAGTG GTGGGAATCTCAAGGATTCTTTAAGCCTAACTTTGACCGTGGAGGAGATCCATTTGTCATCCCGATGCCACCACCAAATGTTACCGGATCACTACATATGGGCCATGCTATGTTTGTCACCCTTGAG GATATAATGGTTAGATATTTCCGAATGAAAGGAAGACCTGCACTCTGGATACCTGGCACTGATCATGCTGGGATTGCGACTCA TCAGTTGGTTGTGGAAAAGATGCTGGCCGCTGAAGGTGTCAAGAGGACAGATATGACACGAGAGGAGTTCACCAAAAAAGTTTGGGAGTGGAAAGAGAA ATATGGGGGCACTATCACTAATCAGATTAGGCGACTGGGTGCATCTTGTGATTGGAGTCGTGAACGTTTCACTCTTGATGAACAATTGAGCC GTGCAGTTGTTGAAGCATTCGTTAGACTCCATGATAAAGGGCTTATATATCAAG GATCTTATTTGGTCAACTGGTCTCCTAACCTGCAAACTGCAGTATCTGATTTA GAAGTAGAATACTCTGAAGAACCTGGAAATTTGTACTTCATCAAGTACCGTGTTGCTGGTGGAACCAG GGATGATTTTATGACTATTGCGACCACAAGACCAGAAACTCTATTTGGTGATGTTGCAATTGCTGTTAACCCAGAG GATAAACGTTATGCCCAATATGTTGGCAAATTGGCTATTGTACCGTTGACATGTGGGAGACATGTCCCTATTATTGCTGACCGG TATGTTGATCCAGAATTTGGGACTGGGGTGCTGAAGATTAGCCCTGGACATGATCATAATGATTATCATATTGCTCGAAAGCTTGGGCTGCCAATTCTTAATGTTATGAACAAAGATGGTACGCTAAATGATGTTGCTGGAATATACAG TGGTATGGATCGATTTGAGGCCCGAGAAAAGTTGTGGTCTGACCTTGTTGAGACTAACTTGGCAGTAAAGAAAGAACCTTATACACTTCGAGTCCCTAGGTCTCAACGGGGTGGTGAA GTAATTGAGCCTTTGATTAGTAAGCAATGGTTTGTTACGATGGAGCCATTGGCTGAAAAGGCTCTCCATGCTGTTGAAAATGGGCAATTAACCATTCTTCCGGAGAGATTTGAGAAG ATATATAATCATTGGCTAACAAACATAAAGGATTGGTGTATAAGTAGACAATTGTGGTGGGGTCATCGTATACCAGTTTGGTATATGGTTGGAAAGAAATGTGAAGAAGACTATATTGTTGCTAGAACCGAAGAGGAGGCACTTGCAAAAGCTCAGGAAAAATATGGAAAATCAGTTGAAATATATCAAGACCCTGATGTTCTTGATACTTGGTTCTCAAG TGCTCTGTGGCCTTTCAGCACGCTTGGTTGGCCTGATCTTTCCAAGGAGGATTATAAGCATTTTTATCCTTCAACTGTTCTGGAGACAGG CCATGACATTTTGTTCTTCTGGGTTGCACGAATGGTCATGATGGGAATTGAGTTTACAGGATCAGTACCATTTTCTTATGTCTATCTTCATGGTCTTATCCGGGACGCTGAG GGTCGAAAAATGTCGAAGACATTGGGGAATGTCATTGATCCCCTAGATACCATCAAAGATTACGGGACAGATGCTTTGAGATTTACACTATCTTTGGGCACTGCAGGCCAG GACCTCAATCTCTCTACAGAAAGGTTGACATCAAATAAGGCTTTCACAAACAAGCTGTGGAACGCAGGCAAATTTTTGTTGCAGAATTTGCCTGATAAAAGTGATGTCTCCGCATGGGATGTCTTGTTAACAAATAAG TTCGACTCAGAAGCATCACTCCAGAAATTGCCATTGCCAGAATGCTGGGTG GTTACAGGACTACATGAACTCATTGATAAGGTCAGCAGAAGCTATGACAAGTTTTTCTTTGGAGATGCTGCTAGAGAAATATATGATTTCTTCTGGGGGGATTTTGCTGATTG GTATATTGAAGCTAGCAAAACACGGCTTTACCACTCAAGTGACAAGTTCGCTGCTGCTACAGCCCAGGGCGTTCTGGTGTATGTGTTTGAAAACATACTGAAGTTATTGCATCCCTTCATGCCATTCGTCACTGAAGAATTATGGCAG AAAACAAGCACTTATGGTTACTCCCTGGCCTACCACTGGCCTTCCTAA
- the LOC136549409 gene encoding valine--tRNA ligase, chloroplastic/mitochondrial 2-like isoform X2, protein MALARPSSALLSCSSSACLRRLNPLLLSAAAAAACRRPSWAPRRAARRFCAAIASETDVFTSPEVAKSFDFANEERIYKWWESQGFFKPNFDRGGDPFVIPMPPPNVTGSLHMGHAMFVTLEDIMVRYFRMKGRPALWIPGTDHAGIATQLVVEKMLAAEGVKRTDMTREEFTKKVWEWKEKYGGTITNQIRRLGASCDWSRERFTLDEQLSRAVVEAFVRLHDKGLIYQGSYLVNWSPNLQTAVSDLEVEYSEEPGNLYFIKYRVAGGTRDDFMTIATTRPETLFGDVAIAVNPEDKRYAQYVGKLAIVPLTCGRHVPIIADRYVDPEFGTGVLKISPGHDHNDYHIARKLGLPILNVMNKDGTLNDVAGIYSGMDRFEAREKLWSDLVETNLAVKKEPYTLRVPRSQRGGEVIEPLISKQWFVTMEPLAEKALHAVENGQLTILPERFEKIYNHWLTNIKDWCISRQLWWGHRIPVWYMVGKKCEEDYIVARTEEEALAKAQEKYGKSVEIYQDPDVLDTWFSSALWPFSTLGWPDLSKEDYKHFYPSTVLETGHDILFFWVARMVMMGIEFTGSVPFSYVYLHGLIRDAEGRKMSKTLGNVIDPLDTIKDYGTDALRFTLSLGTAGQDLNLSTERLTSNKAFTNKLWNAGKFLLQNLPDKSDVSAWDVLLTNKFDSEASLQKLPLPECWVVTGLHELIDKVSRSYDKFFFGDAAREIYDFFWGDFADWYIEASKTRLYHSSDKFAAATAQGVLVYVFENILKLLHPFMPFVTEELWQAFPYRKQALMVTPWPTTGLPKDLRSIKRFQNLQSLIRGIRNVRAEYSVEPAKRISASVVATADVLEYVSKEKQVLALLSKLDVQNVNFTESAPGDANQSVHIVADEGLEAYLPLADMVDVSEEVKRLSKRLSKMQLEYDALVARLNSPSFVEKAPEDIVRGVREKASEADEKISLTKNRLAFLQSTIST, encoded by the exons ATGGCGCTCGCGCGCCCGTCCTCCGCGCTcctctcctgctcctcctccgcctgcctcCGCCGCCTCAACCCGCTCctcctctccgccgccgccgccgccgcctgccgccGCCCGTCGTgggccccgcgccgcgccgctcgCAGGTTCTGCGCAG CGATTGCCTCAGAGACGGATGTGTTCACCTCCCCGGAGGTCGCAAAGTCGTTCGACTTCGCCAACGAGGAGCGGATTTACAAGTG GTGGGAATCTCAAGGATTCTTTAAGCCTAACTTTGACCGTGGAGGAGATCCATTTGTCATCCCGATGCCACCACCAAATGTTACCGGATCACTACATATGGGCCATGCTATGTTTGTCACCCTTGAG GATATAATGGTTAGATATTTCCGAATGAAAGGAAGACCTGCACTCTGGATACCTGGCACTGATCATGCTGGGATTGCGACTCAG TTGGTTGTGGAAAAGATGCTGGCCGCTGAAGGTGTCAAGAGGACAGATATGACACGAGAGGAGTTCACCAAAAAAGTTTGGGAGTGGAAAGAGAA ATATGGGGGCACTATCACTAATCAGATTAGGCGACTGGGTGCATCTTGTGATTGGAGTCGTGAACGTTTCACTCTTGATGAACAATTGAGCC GTGCAGTTGTTGAAGCATTCGTTAGACTCCATGATAAAGGGCTTATATATCAAG GATCTTATTTGGTCAACTGGTCTCCTAACCTGCAAACTGCAGTATCTGATTTA GAAGTAGAATACTCTGAAGAACCTGGAAATTTGTACTTCATCAAGTACCGTGTTGCTGGTGGAACCAG GGATGATTTTATGACTATTGCGACCACAAGACCAGAAACTCTATTTGGTGATGTTGCAATTGCTGTTAACCCAGAG GATAAACGTTATGCCCAATATGTTGGCAAATTGGCTATTGTACCGTTGACATGTGGGAGACATGTCCCTATTATTGCTGACCGG TATGTTGATCCAGAATTTGGGACTGGGGTGCTGAAGATTAGCCCTGGACATGATCATAATGATTATCATATTGCTCGAAAGCTTGGGCTGCCAATTCTTAATGTTATGAACAAAGATGGTACGCTAAATGATGTTGCTGGAATATACAG TGGTATGGATCGATTTGAGGCCCGAGAAAAGTTGTGGTCTGACCTTGTTGAGACTAACTTGGCAGTAAAGAAAGAACCTTATACACTTCGAGTCCCTAGGTCTCAACGGGGTGGTGAA GTAATTGAGCCTTTGATTAGTAAGCAATGGTTTGTTACGATGGAGCCATTGGCTGAAAAGGCTCTCCATGCTGTTGAAAATGGGCAATTAACCATTCTTCCGGAGAGATTTGAGAAG ATATATAATCATTGGCTAACAAACATAAAGGATTGGTGTATAAGTAGACAATTGTGGTGGGGTCATCGTATACCAGTTTGGTATATGGTTGGAAAGAAATGTGAAGAAGACTATATTGTTGCTAGAACCGAAGAGGAGGCACTTGCAAAAGCTCAGGAAAAATATGGAAAATCAGTTGAAATATATCAAGACCCTGATGTTCTTGATACTTGGTTCTCAAG TGCTCTGTGGCCTTTCAGCACGCTTGGTTGGCCTGATCTTTCCAAGGAGGATTATAAGCATTTTTATCCTTCAACTGTTCTGGAGACAGG CCATGACATTTTGTTCTTCTGGGTTGCACGAATGGTCATGATGGGAATTGAGTTTACAGGATCAGTACCATTTTCTTATGTCTATCTTCATGGTCTTATCCGGGACGCTGAG GGTCGAAAAATGTCGAAGACATTGGGGAATGTCATTGATCCCCTAGATACCATCAAAGATTACGGGACAGATGCTTTGAGATTTACACTATCTTTGGGCACTGCAGGCCAG GACCTCAATCTCTCTACAGAAAGGTTGACATCAAATAAGGCTTTCACAAACAAGCTGTGGAACGCAGGCAAATTTTTGTTGCAGAATTTGCCTGATAAAAGTGATGTCTCCGCATGGGATGTCTTGTTAACAAATAAG TTCGACTCAGAAGCATCACTCCAGAAATTGCCATTGCCAGAATGCTGGGTG GTTACAGGACTACATGAACTCATTGATAAGGTCAGCAGAAGCTATGACAAGTTTTTCTTTGGAGATGCTGCTAGAGAAATATATGATTTCTTCTGGGGGGATTTTGCTGATTG GTATATTGAAGCTAGCAAAACACGGCTTTACCACTCAAGTGACAAGTTCGCTGCTGCTACAGCCCAGGGCGTTCTGGTGTATGTGTTTGAAAACATACTGAAGTTATTGCATCCCTTCATGCCATTCGTCACTGAAGAATTATGGCAG GCATTTCCATACAGAAAACAAGCACTTATGGTTACTCCCTGGCCTACCACTGGCCTTCCTAAGGATTTGAGGTCCATCAAAAGGTTCCAGAATTTGCAATCATTG ATAAGAGGAATCAGAAATGTTCGAGCAGAATATTCTGTTGAGCCAGCTAAACGGATATCAGCTTCTGTTGTTGCTACTGCAGATGTCCTGGAATATGTATCG AAGGAGAAGCAGGTCCTAGCTTTACTTTCAAAGCTTGACGTTCAGAATGTAAATTTTACTGAATCAGCACCAG GTGATGCAAACCAGTCGGTTCACATTGTTGCGGATGAGGGTTTGGAGGCCTATCTTCCTTTGGCTGATATGGTTGATGTGTCTGAAGAGGTTAAGCGGCTCTCCAAGCGCCTCTCTAAGATGCAATTGGAGTATGATGCTCTTGTAGCCCGCCTCAATTCCCCCAGT TTTGTAGAAAAGGCTCCTGAAGATATTGTTCGTGGTGTTCGTGAAAAAGCGTCCGAGGCAGACGAGAAGATCTCTCTAACTAAGAATCGTCTTGCTTTTCTGCAATCAACCATTTCCACTTAA